In the genome of Miscanthus floridulus cultivar M001 unplaced genomic scaffold, ASM1932011v1 fs_196_4_5, whole genome shotgun sequence, the window GATCTTTGATTTGCCTTGTTCGGCTGGACTTATTGCTGCTACAGTTAATTTGTAGggttaatttgttgtgagaaaaaaacactgttttcATAGCTGAAAAGTATGGCTGATTTTGACCGATAAACTGAAGCGAACAGAGCGGGTGTATCTTACTCATCTGTATCCATGGTTTCAGGATGAAGCTTTGCAGCTCATGCTAGCAAGTAGGAACCATGGCGGCAACTCTGCACTCTATGCTCACCCTTGTGCTGCTGGTGCTCCTCACAGTCTGGCCGGCTGATTCCTCGTCGCTTGTTGGAAAGCATGGCGACCGTGAAGCACTGTTGGCATTCAAAGAGGCGCTGTCAGATGACTCAGGCTCACTAAGATCATGGAACGGCAGCAGCTCCGACTTCTGCCGTTGGCTCGGCGTGACATGCAGCCGCCGGCATCCGGGCAGGGTGGTTTCTCTGAGGCTGAGCTACTGCAACCTAGGAGGCACCATCTCTCCTGTCATCGGCAACCTCACCTTCCTTCGGACGCTCGATATCCTTGGCAACATGCTGTCAGGGGACATACCGCACACCATCAACCGGCTACACCGTCTGCGCTCTCTCCAATTGGGCAACAACTCTCTTGCCGGTGAGATTCCTGCAGGCCTAGCCAACTGTTCCAACCTTGTGTTCCTGAGCTTAGCGATGAACCAGATTCGTGGGGGAATTCCTAGTGGTCTAGGGTCGCTATCTCAGCTGCAAATCCTCTATGTTGGCCAGAATAATCTCGTAGGACGGATACCTCCATCACTCGGTAACGTCTCTCTACTGGAACGAATATCACTCTTTCAGAACACGCTGGAAGGAACCATCCCAGAGGGTCTTTCCCGTTTGAGATATCTCCAATACATCCAAGCTGGGAGGAACAACCTCACGGGCACAATTCCACCTCTCTTCTTTAACATATCGTCCCTCCAGTATTTCGGTTTCAGCTCAAATAATCTGCATGGCAGATTGCCACCAGATGCAGGCAGGCACCTTCCTGACCTTGAAGTGCTTCTTTTGGGTGGCGCTATGAACAAGAACAGCTTCTCCGGAACACTCCCTGCGTCCCTCTCAAATGCCACCAAACTACAGCAGCTGGTCGTTGCCAACAACCACTTCGGAGGAAGGGTGCCTCCTGAGATAGGGACGCTCTGCCCGGTGCTTGTTGAGATGGGGAACAACATGCTGAAAGCTGAGGATGATGCGGGCTGGGAGTTCCTCAGATATTTCACCAACTGCACCCGTCTAGAGGTTCTGGATGTTAGTAATAACACCCTGGGAGGAGTGCTTCCAAGTTTTGTAGCCAATTTCACAGGTCCAATACAGCTGCTACTCATGTCAATGAATGGGATGTCTGGGGTAATCCCTCCGGGTATCGGAAACCTCATCAGCCTTGAGGACCTAGAATTCGCTGGAAATAATCTGCATGGTGTTATACCTGAGGATATTGGAAGACTTCAAAACCTGAATTTTTTCACGCTGGAGGCGAATCTCCTATCAGGAGGTATACCACCCTCCTTTGGCAACCTCACAGAACTGCTCacccttatattatcaaacaatGAGCTCAATGGTTCCATTCCTGAGAACCTTGGGAGCTTGCACAGGTTAACATCCATGACATTATCCTTCAACAGGCTTACCGGTGCTATCCCTGGAGTAATATTCAGCCTCTCATCACTCACTGATGCATTGTTGCTTTCTCATAACTACCTTTCTGGTGTTCTTCCCCCACAAATTGGTAGCCTCAAGCGTGCGTCAACATTGGATCTGTCAAGAAACAACTTATCTGGTGAAGTACCAGGAGCACTTGGAGACTGTGCAAGTTTAGTGTACTTATCTCTAGATGACAATTACTTCACTGGGAGCATCCCTCCATCAATTGGTAATTTGAAGGGCTTGAGCACGCTGAATTTCACAAGGAATGGTCTGTCTGGTAGCATCCCTCAAGAGTTGAGCAAGATTTATGGGCTGCAAATGCTTTACCTAGCTCACAACAACCTGTCTGGAGCCATTCCACAACTTCTCCAGAACTCAAGCGCTCTTGTAGAGCTGGATCTCTCCTATAACCATCTAGATGGTGAGGTGCCATCACATGGGGTGTTCGCTAACATAACTAGGTTTTCTGTAATTGGAAATGATGGGCTTTGTGGTGGTGTTGCAGAGCTGAAATTGCCACCATGTGAGGTCAAGCCACACAGCAGCCACAGAAAACGGTTGCAGCTCAAGATTTTtctccccaccgccggcgtcgctATATGTTTATCTCTTCTATTTCTTGTGCTCTTTCTATTCAAAGGGAGAAGAGGATTGGACAGGATCAATGCTACACAAAACTGTTTGTTGGACAACAAGTATCCTAGAGTTTCATACCTACAACTTTTTGAAGCTACGGATGGTTTTGCCCCTACTAATCTGATAGGAGCTGGAAAATATGGATCTGTTTATAAAGGAAATTTGTCTCTTACAAGTGCTAGGGATTCTGTAGTCGCTGTCAAAGTGTTTACTCCACAGCAACCTGGTTCTTCCAGAAGTTTTTTGGCTGAATGTGAGGCTCTACGACAAGTGAAACATAGGAACTTGATCAATATTATCACCTGTTGCTCCAGTATAGACTCTAGAGGGAATGACTTCCAAGCTCTAGTCTTCGACTTCATGCCCAGGTACAGCTTGGACAGGTGGCTGCATCcaagaagcaatgagcagacACACAAGTTAAGTCTAACCCAACTGATGAACATTGCGACTGATGTAGCAGATGCACTAGACTATCTTCACAACAGTAGTTGTCCAACAGTGATCCACTGTGATTTGAAGCCTAGCAACATCCTCCTTGGTAGTGACTGGACTGCTTATGTTGCTGACTTTGGGCTTGCAAAGCTGATTGGTGAATCCATGGACCGATCAAATTTGAATATTGGGACTGAAAGCACTATTGGCATAAGAGGAACCATTGGATATGTTGCTCCAGGTACCTCCACTGTTCATTATTCACATTTCTTACGATCAATCATACTGCCTTAATTTAGTGCCCCTGCTGTATTGCCTTCTTATGATATTGTCAATTTGTCATAATATTTCCATTGTCGCAGAATATGGAGCAGGTGGTCAGGCATCAGTTGCTGGTGATGCCTACAGCTTTGGGGTTACTCTGCTTGAGATGTTCACAGGGAAGGCACCAACTGATGGTATGTTCATAGATGGCTTGACCCTGCAGTTGCTTGCTGAGGCAGGATTACCTGACAAGATATCAGAAATCATTGACCCA includes:
- the LOC136530773 gene encoding probable LRR receptor-like serine/threonine-protein kinase At3g47570, encoding MAATLHSMLTLVLLVLLTVWPADSSSLVGKHGDREALLAFKEALSDDSGSLRSWNGSSSDFCRWLGVTCSRRHPGRVVSLRLSYCNLGGTISPVIGNLTFLRTLDILGNMLSGDIPHTINRLHRLRSLQLGNNSLAGEIPAGLANCSNLVFLSLAMNQIRGGIPSGLGSLSQLQILYVGQNNLVGRIPPSLGNVSLLERISLFQNTLEGTIPEGLSRLRYLQYIQAGRNNLTGTIPPLFFNISSLQYFGFSSNNLHGRLPPDAGRHLPDLEVLLLGGAMNKNSFSGTLPASLSNATKLQQLVVANNHFGGRVPPEIGTLCPVLVEMGNNMLKAEDDAGWEFLRYFTNCTRLEVLDVSNNTLGGVLPSFVANFTGPIQLLLMSMNGMSGVIPPGIGNLISLEDLEFAGNNLHGVIPEDIGRLQNLNFFTLEANLLSGGIPPSFGNLTELLTLILSNNELNGSIPENLGSLHRLTSMTLSFNRLTGAIPGVIFSLSSLTDALLLSHNYLSGVLPPQIGSLKRASTLDLSRNNLSGEVPGALGDCASLVYLSLDDNYFTGSIPPSIGNLKGLSTLNFTRNGLSGSIPQELSKIYGLQMLYLAHNNLSGAIPQLLQNSSALVELDLSYNHLDGEVPSHGVFANITRFSVIGNDGLCGGVAELKLPPCEVKPHSSHRKRLQLKIFLPTAGVAICLSLLFLVLFLFKGRRGLDRINATQNCLLDNKYPRVSYLQLFEATDGFAPTNLIGAGKYGSVYKGNLSLTSARDSVVAVKVFTPQQPGSSRSFLAECEALRQVKHRNLINIITCCSSIDSRGNDFQALVFDFMPRYSLDRWLHPRSNEQTHKLSLTQLMNIATDVADALDYLHNSSCPTVIHCDLKPSNILLGSDWTAYVADFGLAKLIGESMDRSNLNIGTESTIGIRGTIGYVAPEYGAGGQASVAGDAYSFGVTLLEMFTGKAPTDGMFIDGLTLQLLAEAGLPDKISEIIDPELLHDEVHDNGSGILSCLASVVGVGISCSKDNPSNRMNMKDAAAELHRIKEYLQKSLRT